Proteins encoded within one genomic window of Camelina sativa cultivar DH55 chromosome 19, Cs, whole genome shotgun sequence:
- the LOC104768176 gene encoding uncharacterized protein LOC104768176 has product MTAPAVSSNDKPFGISQIWAYVPIVLDMEKLNYDKWCELFETHCLCYGVLGHLDGSSRPSSTTDTTWKERDGLVKMWIYGTISESILDTVLKAKCSARDLWLTIEALFRDNKEARALQLENKLGTITIGDWSVHEYCKKLKNLSDLLANIDSPVTDCGLVLHLLNGLTDKFDSIINVIKHREPFPTFSVARSMLIMEEERLSKHTRVTPTTSHHPSSPDVLFTSSDHHLRHQQQSGSLYRGGGRGRGRGGRNNRGGRGRSHNTYWPPSSNNWNYGAPQAPYPYSYGPTPPLYYVANLFQHSVRPPQHFPAHPSHAASGILGSHPQPPQAAAHLVQAPPAQVTDQSAYVPSALAHAFNTMTLQDPNIGG; this is encoded by the coding sequence ATGACTGCTCCAGCTGTTTCTTCTAATGATAAGCCTTTTGGCATCTCTCAAATCTGGGCATACGTCCCTATTGTGCTTGACATGGAGAAACTGAATTATGACAAGTGGTGTGAGCTCTTCGAGACTCACTGCCTGTGTTACGGTGTCCTCGGCCATCTCGACGGTTCCTCTCGTCCGTCGTCTACCACCGACACTACATGGAAAGAACGTGATGGGCTGGTGAAGATGTGGATCTACGGTACCATCTCGGAATCGATTCTTGACACGGTTCTCAAAGCTAAGTGCTCTGCTCGTGACTTGTGGCTTACCATCGAGGCTCTCTTTCGTGACAACAAAGAAGCTCGAGCTCTCCAGTTGGAAAACAAGCTGGGCACAATCACGATTGGAGACTGGAGTGTTCATGAATATTGCAAGAAATTGAAGAACCTCTCTGATCTTCTTGCGAATATCGACTCCCCGGTGACAGATTGTGGACTTGTGCTCCATCTTCTCAACGGCTTGACGGATAAGTTCGACAGCATCATCAATGTGATCAAACATCGTGAGCCTTTTCCAACATTCTCGGTTGCTCGTTCGATGCTCATCATGGAAGAGGAACGTCTCTCCAAGCATACCCGTGTCACCCCTACCACGTCTCATCATCCATCCTCACCTGACGTGCTCTTCACGTCATCGGACCATCATCTtcgtcatcaacaacaatcGGGATCTCTCTATAGGGGTGGTGGTCGTGGCCGCGGTCGTGGGGGACGCAACAACCGTGGTGGCCGTGGTCGTTCTCACAACACTTATTGGCCTCCATCCTCGAACAATTGGAATTATGGCGCTCCTCAAGCTCCATATCCTTATTCTTACGGGCCGACACCACCTCTGTACTATGTCGCTAATCTTTTCCAGCACTCTGTTCGGCCTCCACAACACTTCCCGGCACATCCCTCACACGCTGCATCGGGCATTCTTGGTTCACATCCTCAACCTCCCCAAGCTGCTGCTCATCTTGTCCAAGCCCCACCAGCTCAAGTTACTGATCAATCTGCATATGTGCCGTCTGCCCTTGCACATGCTTTCAACACTATGACGTTGCAGGACCCCAACATTGGCGGCTAG